The DNA window TGTTTTGGTGATAAATACACATTTCCGCAAACTCGGACAGTTTTCTTGCAGTTTTAGTAAAGATATATATTGGTTTTTTGCCGGAGCCATTCAATTTGGAAATCAGCAAATAGTCATTTTTATATGCTTCAATGATATAATTAGCGCGGGAATCATTTTGAATAGTATTAAGCTCGATTTTTAGGGGAATAAGGGAAAACTCTCCAAATCCTACATCAACTAAATATTCAACTTCATCTATCCGGACAATTATTGCTAAATGGTCATATTCTTTCCCAAAATTTCCGTCTTTTTCATTATAAACCCTCGCGGATATTAACTTTGCATTATATCCAATCATCAACAATAGGTTTTGGAATAACCCATTTAACTCATAACAAAAACCACCTCTTTTATCAATAATAATTTTTTGAAAAAAATTATCAATATCCAAAATAATATCATTTTGGTAATGTATGTCTAAGTTTTCGAAAGCTACCGTATAAAGGTGAGCTGTTTGCAAATTTTTTAAAACAGCTAAATCGGGTGTTAAGCTCCCCTTATAACCAATTCGATTCAAATAGTCTTCAATGTTCATTAGACAGTTTACCTATTTTAACGTTAAAAATAACAACAGCTTATCTAAAGAAACAATTTTGGTATATGAATTTAAAAAATTAATTTTTAAGATGTAATACATTTATACTTGTTATTAATGCACATCTCAAAAGAAGGATTCAAAAATGCATTTATTCAGGAATAATTCTGCGAATCATCTTTCTATTATAATTATAAGTGGATGAACCTGCATCCCATTCTTTGTTATGTAAATACCAACCATCATGGTTGCCTTCCCATCCCCAATTCATAT is part of the Chitinophagaceae bacterium genome and encodes:
- a CDS encoding acetyltransferase, coding for MNIEDYLNRIGYKGSLTPDLAVLKNLQTAHLYTVAFENLDIHYQNDIILDIDNFFQKIIIDKRGGFCYELNGLFQNLLLMIGYNAKLISARVYNEKDGNFGKEYDHLAIIVRIDEVEYLVDVGFGEFSLIPLKIELNTIQNDSRANYIIEAYKNDYLLISKLNGSGKKPIYIFTKTARKLSEFAEMCIYHQNNPNSHFTQKKIISKPTKNGRISIAGNVIKITENGKIVKETEFEEDTFEKYLKKWFNVVVFKKPGQNIHPS